The following coding sequences lie in one Jonesia denitrificans DSM 20603 genomic window:
- a CDS encoding bifunctional 3'-5' exonuclease/DNA polymerase produces MYIVVELMSAGDADPSAPCVRAVPCQVDPVSGQVHADAPVVLSAADCVAWVTDREIDRPRWVWADTSVVYDFLLARGVWVAKCHDLRLSRAILSRAAWVDSSVFRAPSSQAEQGAQELAWWDGPTPVAARQDVLFDESHSEVTPDCVAELERQMRVLRTAGNGWRQRLSFLMALESAGALIAREMYAVGVPWDRDHHEALLREQLGERPAVGVRPAALEAVAQELRRLLDAPELNPDSPKDLLRALNSAGIPVTTTSKWALREHRHPALAPLERYKHLARLWTAHGWAWLDEWVSDGRYRPVYTPGGVVTGRWGADGGGALQLPRAIRGAARAGDGFTFVIADASQLEPRVLAAMSGDAAMAEAGRGGDMYQRIADAGVVPSREHAKYGMLGAMYGGTTGVSAQVLPQFRQAFPTAMAMVESAARVGERGGQVTTWLGRTSPPGVVSHPDESDDADVARERRLRSRSYGRFTRNFIVQGSAAEWAMAWMVEIRLRLHQLSLGDPTLSAPSLVFFLHDEVLIHTPVEWAETVAEVVRVSARQAGETLFPGSVVEFPVKVLVNDSYTDPKVVSQGVGESHGDLADHAP; encoded by the coding sequence GTGTACATCGTTGTGGAGCTCATGAGTGCTGGGGACGCTGACCCATCAGCACCGTGTGTGCGGGCGGTTCCGTGTCAGGTTGATCCGGTGTCGGGTCAGGTTCATGCTGATGCACCCGTTGTCCTCAGTGCCGCGGACTGCGTTGCGTGGGTGACTGACCGGGAGATCGACCGCCCCCGGTGGGTGTGGGCGGATACCTCTGTGGTATATGACTTTCTTCTTGCACGGGGCGTGTGGGTGGCAAAGTGTCATGATCTTCGCCTGTCACGGGCGATTTTGTCACGTGCGGCGTGGGTAGATTCTTCGGTGTTTCGGGCGCCCTCGTCCCAGGCTGAGCAAGGGGCACAGGAACTTGCGTGGTGGGATGGGCCCACTCCGGTCGCGGCACGCCAGGACGTGTTGTTTGATGAGTCCCACAGCGAGGTGACCCCCGATTGTGTGGCGGAGTTGGAACGGCAGATGCGGGTGTTGCGTACTGCGGGTAATGGGTGGCGCCAGCGGTTGAGTTTTTTGATGGCGTTGGAGTCAGCAGGGGCGTTGATTGCTCGTGAGATGTACGCCGTGGGGGTGCCTTGGGATCGGGATCATCATGAGGCGTTGTTGCGAGAACAGTTGGGTGAGCGTCCCGCAGTTGGGGTTCGCCCGGCCGCCCTTGAGGCGGTCGCGCAGGAGTTACGAAGGCTACTTGATGCACCAGAGCTGAATCCTGATTCGCCCAAGGACTTGTTGCGGGCTTTGAACTCTGCGGGTATCCCTGTGACAACCACGAGTAAGTGGGCGTTGCGTGAGCATCGGCACCCGGCGTTGGCACCGTTGGAACGGTATAAACACCTTGCCCGGTTGTGGACCGCGCATGGGTGGGCGTGGCTGGATGAGTGGGTCAGCGATGGCCGTTACCGCCCCGTGTACACCCCTGGGGGTGTGGTCACGGGGCGGTGGGGCGCCGACGGTGGCGGGGCGTTGCAGTTACCGAGGGCGATTCGTGGGGCAGCCCGTGCTGGTGACGGGTTCACGTTTGTGATCGCGGATGCCTCTCAGCTTGAACCGCGTGTGCTTGCTGCCATGTCAGGTGACGCAGCGATGGCGGAGGCTGGACGTGGAGGCGACATGTATCAGCGGATTGCTGATGCCGGTGTGGTGCCCAGCAGAGAACATGCGAAGTACGGCATGTTGGGGGCCATGTATGGCGGGACCACGGGAGTGTCCGCGCAGGTCTTGCCGCAGTTCCGTCAGGCTTTTCCAACAGCGATGGCCATGGTGGAGTCTGCTGCGCGGGTAGGTGAGCGTGGCGGGCAGGTCACGACATGGTTGGGGCGCACTTCGCCGCCTGGCGTTGTGTCGCACCCTGATGAGAGCGACGATGCGGATGTTGCGCGTGAGCGTCGGTTACGAAGTCGTAGTTATGGGCGGTTTACCCGAAATTTTATTGTGCAGGGGAGCGCCGCTGAGTGGGCGATGGCGTGGATGGTGGAGATTCGGTTGCGGTTGCACCAGTTGTCGTTGGGGGATCCGACGCTATCAGCACCGTCTTTGGTTTTCTTTTTGCATGATGAGGTGTTGATTCACACTCCCGTGGAGTGGGCGGAGACGGTTGCTGAGGTCGTGCGTGTGTCTGCCCGACAAGCCGGGGAGACCCTTTTTCCTGGCTCCGTGGTGGAGTTCCCGGTGAAGGTATTGGTCAATGATTCGTACACTGACCCAAAGGTGGTGTCACAGGGGGTCGGAGAATCGCATGGCGATCTCGCCGATCATGCGCCGTGA